From one Gemella morbillorum genomic stretch:
- a CDS encoding MBL fold metallo-hydrolase — translation MLIKFSEKLYYTKQRYMYLEPTIGYVKGENFSVMLDAGNGPSQVAEFLKELEENSLPKPSYVILTHHHWDHSFGAGYLDIPVISTERAKDSLIELSKLKWDDESLYKRVEVGTEIKYSADVLKKVYENYEIKIKIPDMPKSADFNLNLGGIKITCFSSDNSHSDDAFLIYIADEKVLFLGDSHAKNYYTQPMSYNKIKLHDYIDKISKIDFEYAIPGHGNIFTRNELLTYLEKEYIKMR, via the coding sequence ATGCTAATTAAATTCTCAGAAAAGCTTTATTACACAAAACAACGTTATATGTATTTGGAACCAACCATTGGATATGTAAAGGGAGAAAATTTTTCTGTTATGCTTGATGCGGGCAATGGTCCAAGCCAAGTAGCGGAGTTTCTAAAAGAACTTGAGGAAAATTCTTTGCCAAAACCAAGTTATGTTATTCTTACTCATCATCATTGGGATCATAGTTTTGGTGCAGGATACTTAGATATTCCAGTGATTTCTACAGAACGAGCAAAAGATTCTCTAATAGAATTATCTAAGTTAAAATGGGATGACGAAAGCTTATATAAAAGAGTGGAAGTGGGAACTGAAATAAAATATAGCGCAGATGTGCTAAAAAAAGTCTATGAGAATTATGAAATAAAAATAAAAATTCCAGATATGCCTAAAAGTGCAGATTTTAATCTTAACTTGGGAGGAATAAAGATAACTTGTTTCAGTAGCGATAATTCGCATTCTGATGATGCATTTTTAATTTATATTGCTGACGAAAAGGTATTATTTTTAGGAGATAGTCATGCTAAAAATTATTATACACAGCCAATGAGTTATAATAAAATCAAACTTCACGATTATATCGATAAGATTAGTAAAATTGATTTCGAGTATGCAATTCCAGGACATGGAAATATTTTTACGAGAAATGAGTTACTAACTTATTTAGAAAAAGAATATATAAAAATGAGGTGA
- a CDS encoding NfeD family protein, with protein sequence MANLYLYLDWIILILMSLTFCQQLFSKKFNFYGVLSILSLAIYIALHSYSTGLSIFVFVLFLGGIALIGLEMFIPGGIVGTVGIITLIYAIIYVNESTYNIAFIIIVSFMLGVGLYLFNRKLLNKKLAFLNQLVLNDAISTEEGYVASESRVDLIGKKLLAYTDLRPAGVAALNNVKFDVVTDGDFVEKGNEIEVIRVEGMRIVVKKI encoded by the coding sequence ATGGCAAATTTATATTTGTACCTTGATTGGATTATTTTAATCTTAATGTCACTTACATTTTGTCAACAACTATTCTCAAAAAAATTTAATTTTTATGGAGTACTTTCCATTCTAAGTTTGGCAATATATATTGCTTTACATTCTTATTCAACGGGGTTAAGTATTTTTGTATTTGTTCTTTTCCTTGGAGGAATAGCACTTATTGGCTTGGAAATGTTTATACCAGGAGGAATAGTTGGGACTGTAGGTATAATTACCTTGATTTATGCAATAATTTATGTTAATGAATCAACTTATAATATTGCATTCATCATAATTGTATCATTTATGTTAGGCGTAGGTTTATATTTATTTAATAGAAAACTGTTAAATAAAAAATTAGCTTTCTTAAATCAACTAGTGTTGAATGATGCAATTTCTACAGAAGAAGGTTATGTTGCAAGTGAGAGCCGAGTAGATTTAATTGGTAAAAAATTGCTAGCGTATACTGACCTTCGTCCAGCGGGAGTAGCAGCTCTAAATAATGTAAAATTTGATGTAGTTACAGATGGGGATTTTGTAGAAAAAGGTAATGAAATTGAAGTTATACGTGTCGAAGGTATGCGTATAGTTGTAAAAAAAATTTAA
- the floA gene encoding flotillin-like protein FloA (flotillin-like protein involved in membrane lipid rafts) — translation MPELVFTGIILVVVLIVLSIFFTFFPLGLWISAIAAGVKVSIFTLVGMRLRRVIPSRVINPMIKAHKAGLAVTINQLESHYLAGGNVDRVINALIAAHRANIVSLTFERCAAIDLAGRDVLQAVQMSVNPKVIETPYIAGVAINGIEVKAKARITVRANIERLVGGAGEETVIARVGEGIVSTIGSSESHTVVLENPDRISKTILDKGLDAGTAFEILSIDILDVDIGQNIGANLQTEQAIADKNIAQAKAEQRRAMAVAAEQEMKARIQEMRAKVVEAEAQLPLAMAKAFQDGNLGVMDYMNYKNLEADTGMRDSIKRMSQPETQEK, via the coding sequence ATGCCAGAATTAGTTTTCACAGGTATAATTTTAGTGGTAGTACTAATTGTATTATCAATATTTTTCACTTTCTTTCCGCTTGGACTTTGGATTAGTGCTATAGCAGCTGGTGTTAAAGTTAGTATCTTTACACTTGTTGGTATGCGTTTAAGACGTGTTATTCCAAGTAGAGTAATTAATCCGATGATTAAAGCTCATAAAGCGGGATTAGCTGTAACAATAAATCAGCTAGAAAGTCACTATTTAGCTGGAGGGAATGTAGATAGAGTTATTAATGCTCTTATTGCTGCACACCGTGCAAATATAGTAAGCTTAACATTTGAACGATGTGCCGCTATTGATTTAGCAGGACGTGATGTGCTTCAAGCCGTTCAAATGAGCGTTAACCCGAAAGTTATAGAAACACCTTATATTGCAGGGGTAGCTATCAACGGGATTGAGGTTAAGGCCAAAGCTCGTATTACAGTTCGTGCAAATATTGAAAGACTTGTTGGGGGAGCTGGGGAAGAAACAGTTATCGCTCGTGTAGGTGAAGGTATTGTATCAACTATCGGGTCATCTGAATCACATACAGTAGTATTAGAAAATCCAGATAGAATTTCTAAAACAATTCTTGATAAAGGTCTTGATGCAGGTACTGCATTTGAAATCTTATCGATTGACATTTTAGATGTAGACATCGGTCAAAACATTGGTGCAAACTTACAAACAGAACAAGCTATTGCTGATAAAAACATCGCGCAAGCTAAAGCTGAACAACGTCGTGCAATGGCGGTAGCAGCTGAACAAGAAATGAAAGCAAGAATTCAAGAAATGCGCGCGAAAGTAGTAGAAGCAGAAGCACAGTTACCACTTGCTATGGCAAAAGCATTCCAAGATGGGAACTTAGGTGTTATGGATTATATGAATTATAAAAACTTAGAAGCGGATACAGGAATGAGAGATTCAATCAAACGTATGTCTCAACCAGAAACACAAGAAAAATAA
- a CDS encoding thymidine phosphorylase gives MRAVDIIDKKKKRQELTKEEIDFLLEGYLAGIIPDYQMSAFLMAVYFNNMTKEELTYFTLKMRNSGDIITFDNLDYYLVDKHSTGGVGDKVTVVLGPILAALGMATAKLSGKGLGHTGGTIDKFESIENFKFSLTKEELVEVAGKTGVGLMGYSDNIVPLDKKIYALRDVTATVDSIPLIASSIMSKKLAIQSDLIILDVKVGDGAFMKTIEDARELSRRMVEIGNSVGRKTIAVLTNMDEPLGYNIGNANEIIEGIEALKGHWSADLKEVVYEIVYIALKHKGEVETFEEASEKIDEVIKNGKALEILKDFIDLSGGDGQVVNNYKLLPEPKSIIEVYSTKDGFVEKIKAEEIGKAAMVIGAGRATKEDEIDHAVGILLKKKVGDLVKKGDLIAEIHYNDDKNIEQSRAMIIDAYVVGSKEQKGIKNILEIIE, from the coding sequence ATGAGAGCTGTCGATATTATAGATAAAAAAAAGAAAAGGCAAGAACTAACTAAAGAAGAAATAGATTTTCTATTAGAGGGTTATTTAGCAGGAATTATCCCTGATTATCAAATGAGTGCTTTTTTAATGGCTGTGTATTTTAACAATATGACAAAAGAGGAGTTAACGTATTTTACATTGAAAATGCGTAATTCAGGGGACATAATTACTTTTGATAATCTTGATTATTACTTAGTTGATAAACATTCTACTGGAGGAGTTGGTGATAAAGTTACAGTTGTCTTAGGACCAATTTTAGCAGCTTTAGGAATGGCTACAGCTAAACTTTCTGGAAAAGGGCTTGGTCATACAGGAGGAACTATTGATAAATTTGAATCAATAGAAAATTTCAAGTTTAGCTTAACAAAAGAAGAGTTGGTAGAAGTAGCAGGTAAAACAGGAGTTGGACTTATGGGATACAGTGATAATATTGTACCATTGGACAAAAAAATTTATGCGTTACGTGATGTTACAGCAACAGTAGATAGTATCCCGTTAATAGCCAGCAGTATTATGAGTAAAAAGTTAGCCATACAATCCGACTTAATAATACTTGATGTTAAAGTAGGTGATGGTGCTTTTATGAAGACTATAGAAGATGCACGTGAATTATCTCGTCGAATGGTTGAGATAGGTAATAGTGTTGGAAGAAAAACTATTGCTGTTCTTACTAATATGGATGAACCATTAGGATATAATATAGGTAATGCTAATGAGATAATAGAAGGTATCGAGGCGCTAAAAGGTCATTGGTCGGCTGATTTAAAAGAAGTTGTTTATGAAATTGTTTATATTGCACTTAAACATAAAGGTGAAGTTGAGACTTTTGAAGAGGCTAGCGAAAAAATAGATGAAGTAATAAAAAATGGGAAGGCTTTAGAAATTTTAAAAGACTTTATAGATCTTAGTGGGGGAGATGGACAGGTAGTTAATAACTATAAGTTATTACCAGAACCAAAATCAATAATTGAAGTTTATTCAACTAAAGATGGTTTTGTAGAAAAAATTAAGGCTGAGGAAATAGGTAAGGCTGCTATGGTTATAGGTGCCGGGCGCGCAACGAAAGAAGATGAAATAGACCATGCAGTAGGAATATTACTAAAGAAAAAAGTAGGAGACCTAGTAAAAAAAGGTGACCTAATAGCAGAAATTCATTATAATGATGATAAAAATATAGAACAAAGCAGGGCTATGATTATAGATGCATATGTCGTTGGTTCTAAAGAACAAAAAGGTATAAAAAATATTTTAGAAATAATAGAATAG
- the deoC gene encoding deoxyribose-phosphate aldolase: MELNKYIDHTILKATASQKDIEKLCAEAAEHKFYSVCVNGCYVKDAKKYLEGTDVKVAAVVGFPLGAMTTAAKVFEAKEAIENGASEIDMVINVAKLQDGEYGYVEEEIRQIKEAIGKNVLKVIIETCYLSDEEKVKACELSLKAKADFVKTSTGFGTGGATFEDVKLMKSVVGNHAKVKASGGVKDKETAEKYVELGAERLGTSSGIEIIK; encoded by the coding sequence ATGGAATTAAATAAATATATTGATCATACTATATTAAAAGCAACAGCAAGTCAAAAAGATATAGAAAAATTATGTGCAGAAGCGGCTGAACATAAGTTTTATAGTGTTTGTGTCAATGGTTGCTATGTGAAAGATGCTAAAAAATACTTGGAAGGAACAGATGTGAAAGTTGCAGCTGTAGTTGGATTCCCGCTAGGAGCAATGACAACAGCAGCTAAAGTTTTTGAAGCGAAAGAAGCAATAGAAAATGGTGCTAGTGAGATTGACATGGTTATAAATGTCGCTAAGTTGCAAGATGGAGAATATGGATATGTTGAAGAAGAAATCCGTCAAATAAAAGAAGCTATAGGAAAAAATGTTTTGAAAGTTATAATAGAAACATGCTACCTTAGTGATGAAGAAAAAGTTAAGGCTTGTGAATTATCATTGAAGGCAAAAGCTGATTTTGTTAAAACTTCAACTGGGTTTGGTACAGGTGGTGCAACATTTGAAGATGTCAAGCTTATGAAAAGTGTTGTAGGAAACCACGCAAAAGTAAAAGCTAGCGGTGGTGTAAAAGATAAAGAAACTGCTGAAAAATATGTTGAATTAGGTGCAGAGCGTTTGGGCACAAGTTCAGGTATTGAAATAATAAAATAA
- a CDS encoding DEAD/DEAH box helicase yields MLSKSFEQYKFNEFVNKAIVDLKFDNPTKIQERVFSPVLKGKNIVAKSQTGSGKSHSFLLPIFSKLNVEKKKTQSIILAPTRELSRQLYDMAVHIAEFSEDDIKITLCIGGQDLNRDIERVSNAPHIIIGTPTRVLELDRASALAIKEVETLVIDECDMMIDLGFMEDIDKISKRTAENCQFLVFSATIPTQMNHFLKKYLKNAQYIEVDNAKFGKIEYILIPEKSSTRLEKLYEITTVINPYLALIFANKKTEVEEVSNYLISKGLNVGVLHGDLTPRERKQMQRRINNLDFTYVVASDLMSRGIDIEGVSHVINYNIPNDLDFFIHRAGRTGRAGLNGDCITIYNNKDEEKLQILESRGIEFNHQDIKNGEFIETKDRNKRQSRKKVVADHNLTEKLKSKVRVSKKVKPGYKKKYKYKMDKLKQKERRKFAKRSNKANRGK; encoded by the coding sequence ATGTTATCAAAGTCATTTGAACAATATAAATTTAATGAATTTGTAAATAAAGCAATAGTAGATTTAAAATTTGATAATCCTACAAAAATTCAAGAAAGAGTATTCTCACCTGTATTAAAAGGTAAAAATATTGTGGCAAAATCGCAAACAGGAAGTGGGAAAAGTCACTCTTTCCTATTACCAATTTTTAGTAAGCTAAATGTAGAAAAGAAAAAGACTCAAAGTATAATTTTGGCGCCAACACGAGAATTATCTCGTCAACTTTATGATATGGCAGTCCATATTGCAGAGTTTAGTGAAGATGATATAAAAATTACGCTATGCATTGGTGGTCAAGATTTGAATCGAGATATAGAAAGAGTATCAAATGCACCACACATTATAATCGGAACGCCTACTCGTGTTTTAGAATTAGATCGTGCAAGTGCTCTTGCTATTAAAGAAGTAGAGACTTTAGTTATCGATGAATGTGATATGATGATTGATTTAGGTTTTATGGAAGATATTGATAAAATTTCTAAACGTACTGCAGAAAACTGTCAATTCTTAGTATTTTCAGCAACTATTCCTACTCAAATGAATCATTTCTTAAAAAAATATTTGAAAAATGCTCAATATATCGAAGTTGATAATGCGAAATTTGGAAAAATTGAATACATTCTAATTCCAGAAAAAAGTTCAACGCGTTTAGAAAAACTATATGAAATTACAACAGTTATTAATCCTTATTTAGCACTTATTTTTGCGAATAAAAAAACAGAAGTTGAGGAAGTAAGTAATTATTTAATTTCAAAAGGACTAAATGTTGGAGTTCTTCACGGAGATTTAACACCACGTGAACGAAAACAAATGCAACGTCGTATTAATAATTTAGATTTTACTTATGTAGTTGCTAGTGATTTAATGAGTCGAGGAATCGATATTGAAGGTGTTAGCCATGTAATTAACTATAATATTCCTAATGATTTAGACTTCTTTATTCATAGAGCTGGACGTACAGGGCGTGCTGGTTTAAATGGCGATTGTATTACAATCTACAATAATAAAGATGAAGAAAAATTACAAATTCTTGAAAGCCGAGGAATAGAATTTAATCACCAAGATATAAAAAATGGTGAGTTTATTGAAACTAAAGATAGAAATAAACGTCAAAGTAGAAAAAAAGTTGTTGCTGATCATAATTTAACGGAAAAATTAAAATCAAAAGTGCGTGTTTCTAAAAAAGTTAAACCAGGTTATAAGAAAAAATATAAATATAAAATGGATAAACTTAAACAAAAAGAAAGAAGAAAATTCGCTAAAAGAAGTAATAAAGCAAATAGAGGTAAATAA